One Asterias rubens chromosome 1, eAstRub1.3, whole genome shotgun sequence genomic region harbors:
- the LOC117307261 gene encoding BTB/POZ domain-containing protein 10-like produces the protein MAYRQRGVPYSASIDSDSDSLDSDRGYNSHCSHSCVCANMADKSSNTSPTHSCMKPVCDSKTLAGGHPSNAPRNRARSVNDIDKGGTRNHHGLFGQKLPDRVTLIVDHTRFVVDPSLFTAHPNTMLGRMFGNGIDNNFTRPNEKGEYGVAHGISSELFSAILEFYKGRAMRCPPSVSVADLREACDYLLVPFNESTVRCKNLRCLLHEISNDGAREEFEKYLDTLILPEMVSCAKHGQRECHIVVLMEDDVVEWDEEYPPQMGEEYSQIVSSTPLYRFFKYIENRDVAKTVLKERGLKKIRLGIEGYPTYKEKIKQRPGGKPEVIYNYVQRPFVRMSWEKEENKSRHVDFQCVRSRSIPNLSSLAGEVPLDRDLRQPALHAEGAAMLQQVADQPDGDNDGNN, from the exons ATGGCCTACAGGCAACGTGGCGTACCATACAGTGCTAGCATAGATAGTGACTCCGATTCCTTGGATAGTGACCGAGGATATAATTCACA TTGTTCCCATTCCTGCGTATGTGCCAACATGGCTGACAAATCCAGCAATACATCACCGACCCACTCATGCATGAAGCCAGTGTGTGACAGTAAGACCTTGGCTGGAGGACACCCCAGCAATGCGCCTCGCAACCGAGCGCGCTCAGTCAACGATATCGACAAAGGTGGCACACGCAACCACCACGGCCTTTTTGGGCAGAAACTTCCTGACAGAGTTACGCTAATTGTGGATCATACTAGATTCGTTGTGGACCCGTCATTGTTTACAGCACACCCTAACACTATGCTGGGAAG AATGTTTGGTAATGGGATTGACAACAACTTCACGAGACCCAATGAGAAAGGAGAGTATGGAGTCGCACACGGCATATCGTCTGAACTGTTTAGCGCCATCTTG GAGTTCTACAAGGGTCGGGCAATGCGATGTCCCCCTAGTGTGTCAGTAGCTGACCTAAGAGAGGCCTGTGATTATCTCCTTGTACCCTTTAATGAAAGTACAGTCAGATGTAAAAACCTTA GATGTTTGTTGCATGAGATTTCAAATGACGGCGCCAGGGAAGAATTTGAGAAGTATCTCGACACCCTCATCTTACCAGAGATGGTCTCATGTGCTAAG CATGGTCAGAGAGAGTGTCACATTGTCGTTTTGATGGAGGATGACGTCGTGGAATGGGATGAAGAATATCCTCCTCAGATGGGAGAGGAATACTCACAAA TTGTATCCAGCACTCCATTATATAGGTTTTTCAAGTACATCGAGAATAGAGACGTAGCTAAGACGGTGCTGAAGGAGAGAGGCCTCAAGAAGATCCGTCTCGGAATAGAAG GCTACCCTACTTATAAAGAGAAGATTAAGCAACGACCTGGAGGCAAACCAGAAG TTATCTACAATTACGTTCAACGTCCCTTTGTGCGCATGTCCTGGGAGAAAGAAGAGAACAAGAGCAGGCATGTGGATTTCCAGTGTGTCCGAAGTCGTTCCATTCCAAACCTGTCGAGTCTAGCCGGGGAGGTGCCTCTGGATCGAGACCTCCGGCAACCCGCTCTTCACGCAGAGGGTGCAGCGATGCTACAACAGGTGGCGGATCAACCTGATGGGGACAACGATGGCAATAACTAG